From Bacteroidota bacterium, one genomic window encodes:
- a CDS encoding Fe2+-dependent dioxygenase yields the protein MLHATYLTIENLLNAEQLQQIKTISNQATFDNGKKTATQAAKQVKNNLQIDAQSQTSMALQQIILTSLNQSSLFRNATFIKNVYPFLFSKYTEGMEYGWHVDSPLMGNMMRTDIAITIFLNNPDEYEGGELELQTPSGTQLYKLPAGSAICYPCTQLHQVKKVTKGERRVAVSWIESMVKNSEQRKILFDMQQCIETLLQNQQTEQANTLQQIHSNILRMWAI from the coding sequence ATGTTACACGCCACATACTTAACAATTGAAAACCTGCTTAACGCAGAACAGTTGCAACAAATTAAAACCATCAGCAATCAGGCAACATTTGATAATGGAAAAAAAACAGCCACACAAGCAGCCAAGCAAGTAAAAAACAACCTGCAAATAGATGCACAAAGCCAGACATCAATGGCTTTACAACAAATTATACTAACCTCGCTCAACCAAAGTAGTTTGTTTAGAAATGCCACCTTTATTAAAAACGTATACCCGTTTTTATTCAGTAAATATACCGAAGGTATGGAATACGGCTGGCATGTTGACAGCCCACTAATGGGTAATATGATGCGTACCGACATAGCCATTACCATTTTTTTAAACAACCCCGATGAATATGAAGGCGGAGAACTGGAACTACAGACACCCAGCGGCACACAACTATATAAGCTACCGGCAGGTAGTGCTATATGCTACCCATGTACCCAACTGCATCAGGTAAAAAAAGTAACCAAAGGAGAAAGAAGAGTAGCCGTAAGCTGGATAGAAAGCATGGTAAAAAACAGCGAGCAACGGAAAATACTTTTCGATATGCAACAGTGCATTGAAACACTATTACAAAACCAGCAAACAGAGCAGGCCAATACATTACAACAAATACATAGCAACATACTGCGTATGTGGGCTATTTAA
- a CDS encoding carbamoyltransferase C-terminal domain-containing protein produces the protein MAVYILGTGLSHNGSAVLLKDGKVLVGIEKERITRVKHDGGNDSDAIKYCLQAAGITLDQLSLVVQCANFEKDEIKLTQYQGKRIFPANFKVPVVSISHHLAHAYSAIGTSPFNDSHVFILDGTGSPYEQCDDIAGAANLNEAEMLNHPNKLYCEKDSFYHYQAGQLNSLIKDFSVLDLSRPSYILRPSTNTHSIGGFYAAISNYCFGNMDDAGKLMGLAPYGKPNAIKLKAFTLKEGRALLNESTLKEFTNPALSFTQLKNNFSYYSNIAHWAQQQLEEAILYTLYHRTKKHPVTNLCYAGGVALNALANVRIKRELGIKNLYIEPASGDNGLALGCAYYGWLQVLQKEKKTFPTHTYFGYSYPKQTTEKTIDSYEKKIRFSKIENIASLTARLLNQNKVIGWFQSSSEFGPRALGNRSILASPLNKGVKDFINSAIKNREDFRPFAPSILAQDLTTYYQHDESSPYMLLVNTIKPEYEELLQDVVHKNKTSRVQTVTLNDNPVFFRLISALKKLCGHGIVLNTSFNKRGTPIVETPEQAIDFFINSQLDYLVIDDFIIEKNNAQ, from the coding sequence ATGGCAGTTTATATATTAGGCACAGGCCTATCACATAATGGTTCCGCTGTTCTTCTAAAGGATGGTAAAGTATTAGTGGGTATAGAAAAAGAACGCATTACCAGAGTAAAGCATGATGGCGGTAATGATTCTGATGCCATAAAATATTGTTTACAGGCAGCAGGCATTACCCTTGACCAGTTAAGTTTAGTGGTACAGTGCGCCAACTTTGAAAAAGATGAAATTAAGCTTACCCAATACCAAGGCAAACGTATTTTTCCTGCCAATTTTAAAGTACCAGTAGTAAGTATATCACATCACCTAGCCCATGCGTACAGTGCCATAGGCACTTCACCCTTTAACGATTCACATGTATTTATATTAGACGGTACAGGCAGCCCTTATGAGCAATGCGATGATATAGCCGGAGCTGCTAATTTAAACGAAGCAGAAATGCTTAATCATCCCAATAAATTATATTGTGAAAAAGATAGTTTTTACCATTACCAAGCAGGGCAACTCAATTCATTAATCAAAGACTTTTCCGTATTAGATTTAAGCAGGCCCAGTTATATTTTACGACCTTCTACCAACACCCATTCTATAGGAGGTTTTTATGCCGCTATAAGCAATTACTGTTTCGGCAATATGGACGATGCCGGTAAGTTAATGGGCCTTGCTCCCTATGGTAAACCCAATGCCATTAAGTTAAAAGCATTTACCTTAAAAGAAGGCAGGGCACTACTCAACGAAAGCACTTTAAAAGAATTTACCAATCCGGCTTTAAGCTTTACACAACTAAAAAACAATTTTTCATACTATAGCAATATTGCCCATTGGGCACAACAACAATTAGAAGAAGCCATACTATATACCCTATACCACCGAACAAAAAAACACCCCGTTACCAATTTATGTTATGCGGGAGGAGTAGCTTTAAATGCGTTGGCCAATGTGCGTATAAAAAGAGAGTTGGGCATAAAAAACCTGTACATTGAACCCGCATCGGGCGACAATGGATTGGCATTAGGTTGTGCTTATTATGGCTGGCTGCAGGTTTTACAAAAAGAGAAGAAAACATTTCCTACCCATACCTATTTTGGATATAGTTATCCGAAACAAACAACAGAAAAAACCATTGATAGCTATGAGAAAAAAATACGTTTTAGTAAAATAGAAAACATAGCATCGTTAACAGCCCGTTTACTTAACCAAAACAAAGTAATAGGATGGTTCCAAAGCAGCTCCGAATTTGGGCCAAGGGCTTTAGGCAACAGAAGCATATTAGCCAGCCCCTTAAACAAAGGAGTAAAAGATTTTATTAACTCAGCTATTAAAAACCGCGAAGATTTCAGACCTTTTGCACCATCCATTTTAGCCCAAGATTTAACTACCTATTATCAGCATGACGAATCATCGCCTTACATGTTGTTAGTTAACACCATTAAACCCGAATATGAAGAGTTATTACAAGATGTAGTACATAAAAACAAAACCTCGCGCGTGCAAACAGTAACTTTAAATGACAATCCTGTTTTTTTTCGTTTAATTAGTGCGCTAAAAAAATTATGTGGACATGGTATTGTATTAAATACCTCATTTAATAAACGAGGAACACCCATAGTTGAAACACCTGAACAAGCCATTGATTTTTTTATAAATAGTCAGCTTGATTATTTAGTAATTGACGATTTTATAATTGAAAAAAATAATGCCCAATAA
- a CDS encoding phytanoyl-CoA dioxygenase family protein, producing the protein MNILDVKQINILNGLWQKAVNIKSKKADFSWHEAVKVLYQLNIGMEETIQYLYYNKPSFEVFLTWVESKSTKEEETTVAHGQVLSADDLLFWEQNGYIVIKQAVTEQQCIDAKNAIWQFLDASEYDENSWYKPHPAKKGLMVVFTEHEALQRTRNSARIRSAYEQLYNSTDIYKTIDKVSFNPPETNKYKFMGSSLHWDVSLALPIPYKLQGLLYLNDVSEEGGAFQCVPGFHLQIADWMDHVPTGVDPRSYAISNLKPVSVAGSAGDFIIWHQALPHCASPNKSKVPRMVQYLTYLPNNLKEQDKWI; encoded by the coding sequence GTGAATATATTAGACGTAAAGCAAATAAATATATTGAATGGTTTGTGGCAAAAGGCTGTTAATATTAAGTCAAAAAAGGCTGATTTTAGCTGGCATGAAGCGGTTAAAGTTTTATACCAGTTAAACATTGGTATGGAAGAAACTATACAATATTTATATTATAATAAACCAAGCTTTGAAGTGTTTTTAACTTGGGTGGAATCTAAGAGTACCAAAGAGGAAGAAACAACAGTTGCTCATGGGCAGGTACTAAGTGCTGATGATTTACTTTTTTGGGAGCAGAATGGTTATATAGTTATAAAACAAGCCGTAACGGAACAGCAGTGCATAGATGCAAAAAATGCGATATGGCAATTTTTGGATGCCAGTGAGTATGATGAAAACAGCTGGTATAAACCTCATCCTGCTAAAAAAGGTTTAATGGTTGTTTTTACGGAGCATGAGGCTTTGCAAAGGACGCGTAATTCGGCTCGTATACGCAGTGCTTATGAACAACTTTATAATAGTACGGATATTTATAAAACAATTGATAAGGTTAGTTTTAATCCTCCGGAAACAAACAAGTATAAATTTATGGGTAGCTCACTACACTGGGATGTAAGTTTGGCTTTGCCTATACCTTATAAATTACAAGGTTTATTGTATTTAAATGATGTGAGCGAAGAGGGTGGAGCTTTTCAATGTGTACCGGGCTTTCATTTACAAATAGCTGATTGGATGGACCATGTTCCGACTGGTGTTGATCCGCGTAGTTATGCGATAAGTAATTTAAAGCCTGTATCTGTTGCCGGCTCTGCAGGCGATTTTATTATATGGCATCAGGCATTACCTCATTGCGCATCGCCTAACAAAAGTAAAGTGCCACGTATGGTTCAGTATTTAACTTATTTGCCAAACAATTTAAAGGAGCAGGATAAGTGGATATAA
- a CDS encoding PKD domain-containing protein, which translates to MKQISLFILLLIATATQAVYGQTGCSSSACAATTLNISTGFNQSTSTYQTPLAIESNWTFIAAPPSAGITFPAPCWDIAPNGAWASFPNAKWVSPFQSNAYGTNNPAPQPTFDFQRCFCVCQNNNVRIRFDLLVDDGAIIYLDGNQIASAMLGYQFQWNRRLIFDSTFALTAGQHCLTVSLRNTGGVAMGFAVDGFITGANLLSPLCCNTTGSICGTKLNDSDCDGNVSPATDLGLSGWTIVLKDNLGNIIATQVTDNQGNYCFTGLTPGNYSVSEVNQAGWTQTFPSGSGVHNITLTSGSVATALFGNCQPIVIPPCDFKLGMDAKINNCGVNFTADITGLPAGYQVVSTSWTFGDGYSSTELNPTHFYSTTGSYVVCLKVTIFNGKECCTREICRDLKIEKACEGECKIDAEIGFSIDERNCIYNFSSNILYTGLPIGSWFWDFGDGTTGTGSNPSHQYATSGTYKVCLTLFASDRERCCFKTFCTEIKVECRERELKRTINTPTGKADIKTTDKTQSAITITDKNVIILNQNVPNPFAESTVIAYSIPAKFSKAQITFTNTDGKVIKTHDILEKGQGQLTVFANDLSTGVYVYTLVVDGTVIDSKRMVKQ; encoded by the coding sequence ATGAAACAAATTTCACTATTCATTTTATTGCTTATTGCTACAGCAACGCAAGCAGTTTATGGCCAAACGGGTTGCTCATCGTCAGCATGTGCAGCAACCACCTTAAACATTAGTACAGGTTTTAACCAAAGTACCTCTACCTACCAAACACCATTAGCTATTGAAAGCAACTGGACATTTATAGCAGCCCCACCTTCGGCTGGTATTACCTTCCCTGCCCCTTGCTGGGATATAGCACCCAACGGAGCATGGGCTAGTTTCCCTAATGCCAAATGGGTTTCGCCATTCCAGTCAAACGCTTATGGTACCAACAACCCGGCACCACAACCAACCTTCGATTTTCAACGTTGCTTTTGTGTTTGTCAAAACAACAATGTGCGTATTAGATTTGATTTATTAGTAGATGATGGTGCTATTATTTATTTAGATGGCAACCAAATTGCATCAGCTATGTTAGGCTACCAGTTTCAATGGAATAGACGGTTAATATTTGACTCAACTTTTGCTTTAACCGCAGGCCAACATTGCTTAACAGTAAGCTTACGTAATACCGGTGGTGTAGCCATGGGTTTTGCAGTAGACGGATTCATAACAGGAGCTAACTTGCTTTCACCACTTTGCTGCAATACAACAGGCAGTATTTGCGGTACCAAGCTAAACGATTCAGACTGCGATGGAAATGTTAGCCCCGCCACCGACTTAGGTCTTAGCGGATGGACAATTGTATTAAAAGATAACTTAGGCAACATAATAGCAACACAGGTAACCGATAACCAAGGTAACTATTGCTTTACAGGACTTACTCCGGGCAACTATTCAGTATCAGAAGTAAACCAGGCAGGCTGGACACAAACCTTCCCATCAGGAAGCGGAGTACATAATATTACTTTAACCTCAGGCAGTGTGGCAACAGCCTTGTTTGGTAATTGCCAACCGATAGTAATACCACCTTGTGATTTTAAATTAGGTATGGATGCTAAAATTAATAATTGTGGTGTGAATTTCACTGCCGATATTACAGGCTTACCTGCCGGCTATCAGGTAGTTTCAACCAGCTGGACATTTGGCGATGGCTACAGCTCAACAGAATTAAACCCTACCCATTTCTACAGTACAACCGGTAGTTATGTAGTATGTTTAAAAGTAACCATATTTAATGGAAAAGAGTGCTGTACACGTGAAATTTGCAGAGACTTAAAAATAGAAAAAGCATGCGAAGGTGAATGCAAAATAGATGCTGAAATTGGTTTTAGCATAGACGAACGTAATTGCATTTATAACTTCAGTAGCAATATTCTCTATACTGGACTACCTATTGGTTCTTGGTTCTGGGATTTTGGAGATGGAACAACAGGAACTGGTTCAAATCCTTCTCATCAATATGCAACCTCTGGCACCTATAAAGTATGTTTAACACTTTTTGCCAGCGACAGAGAAAGATGTTGCTTCAAAACTTTCTGTACCGAAATTAAAGTGGAGTGCAGAGAAAGAGAGTTAAAACGTACTATCAATACACCAACAGGTAAAGCAGATATAAAAACAACCGACAAAACACAATCTGCTATTACCATTACTGATAAAAATGTGATTATCTTAAACCAAAATGTACCAAATCCATTTGCTGAAAGTACCGTTATTGCATACAGTATTCCGGCCAAGTTTAGCAAAGCACAAATTACATTTACCAACACCGATGGTAAAGTAATTAAAACGCATGATATACTTGAAAAAGGTCAGGGACAATTAACCGTTTTTGCCAATGATTTATCAACCGGAGTATATGTTTATACTTTAGTAGTTGATGGAACAGTTATAGACTCAAAACGAATGGTTAAACAATAA